The genomic region TGTATATTACCGATTCCAAGGAATAAAAAGGAGGCAATTGCGAAGATTTTAAATATAGTTCTCATATTAATAGTATTATGTTGTTGATTATTGGTTTACTTGAAAATTAAAGTTTATGGTTACTTCTTCCCCTGTTTTAATGGTTCCCATAAGTGCTGTTGGAGGTTCAACACCGTAATGAGTCATGTTTATCTTGTATTTTCCTGAAATCTCTATGCTTTCACCAGATTTTTTGGTACTTACTGGAATAGAAACTGTTTTGGATTTTCCGTTAATGATAAGATGACCTTTTATTTTACTGGAACTTACTTCTGTAGAGCTGAATTTTATAGTGGGGTAATCATCTTCGTTAAGTGCTTTGTAAGCATTTTTGTCCATTCCTCCTTTTCCGCTTTCCAGGGATTTAACGGGGATTTCTATTGAAATTTCAGAAATAGTTCCGTTGCTGCTTTGAACAGTTCCTACAGCTTTTTCTGAAGTCATTTCCCAGTCGTGAATGTTGGAAGTACCTTCGACAAGGATTTCAGTTTTAATTGGTTTTAGGTTCTGACTGTTTACCGATGCTCCTACAAAAAGAAAAGCTAGTAGGGCGAATACTGCATAATAGTTGAGGGATTTTGTTTTCATGGCTTTATTGTTTTTGTTTGATACAAATGTCTCCCAATAGGCCAGTTTAAATTATGATTATTATCATGTTTCGTAGAAAATACGGTTAGTTTTTGAAGACTTGTTAACTATAACGCTGTAGTTTTGGAAAGGTTTAGGTGTATCGGTAAATAATTCATTCGTACGGATAAAATCGAGTGAAAACATTTATATTTACAACTTCAAAATTCAGATCAACGAAAATTATTTAAAAAACCCCCCGGATTCGTTTTTTAAATTTCTTACCCCAGCTAGTTTTCAATATTTAAAAGTTATTGGTATGCCCTGGTATGTAATTTATACAAAACCAAAATCAGAGATTAAGACCGCCCAAAGGCTGGAGAAAATTGGGGTAGAGGTTTTTTGTCCCGTTAAGAATGAGATACGACAATGGAGTGATCGTAAAAAAAAGTTTACAGTCCCATTATTTACTTCTTATTTGTTTGTTAGGCTGGAGGAAAAAGATCGTGCAATCGTGTTTGAAGTGCCTGGAGTGAATAATTATTTATTCTGGTTAGGGCAACCTGCGATAGTTCGTGATAATGAAATCGATATTATTAAAAAGTGGGTAAATGACGATGCAGTAGAGGATATACAACTGATGCATTTAAAAGCAGGAGACCGTCTTATCATTAAAAAAGGGGCTTTTAAGGATAGGGAAGCAGTGGTACAGAAGATAGGAAAAAGAAGATGCAAACTTGTGTTACCTACTATGGGAATATTGCTGGAGGCTAAACTAAATGAAGTTTGCGCTTCTGAAAATTATAGATTATAAAAAATAGGGCTATTGCAATTACAGTATTACTATTAAAGTTAATTGTTTTTTGTAATTAAGATAATAGTAACAAAATCTTAAATTTATCTTGGCTAAATTAACATTTATTTATAGGTTAGTGTGCTGTAAATAAATAGATTTGGCGTTCGATTTTATGAAAAAAATAATTAAAATTTAAGAAGATCTGGGTTGTTGGTAAAAACAATGTAGGATCTTTTTTGTTTTTTAATGAAGCTGTAAGTGAGAGCCCTGGGGACATTTAAATGTGACTCCTGTGGCGGAGCCTTGGAAAATCTTATCTTTAAAGCAAACTAATTAAATAAAATATGAGTGCGACGTATCATGTAATTCTTACCGGAGGTGTAGGTAGCCGTTTATGGCCACTTTCCAGAAAATCACAGCCTAAACAATATTTAGAGATTTTTAAAAATGACTCTTTATTTGAATTGGCGATAAAAAGAAATCAGAAGTTTTCTGATGGACTGATTGTAGTAGGAAATAAGGATAACAGGAGCTTATCTATAAGTAGCTTAAAAAAACTTGGGGTAAATAACTATCATGAAATTGTGGAAGCTACTCCCAGGAACACGGCTCCGGCGATTGCTTTTGCCGCTTTTCAGGTAAAACCGGATGATATTTTAGTGGTGACTCCGGCAGATCATATTATTAAAGCTGATGAGAATTATGATCATGCAGTTTCGAAAGCAATAAAATTAGCCGAAGAAGGTAATATCGTAACTTTTGGGGTTAAACCAACAAGACCAGAAACCGGATATGGTTATATAGAAAGTGATGGGCAAAATGTAGTGTCTTTCCGTGAGAAGCCTAATCTAGAAACTGCAAAAGATTTTTTGCATAGAGGCAATTTTCTATGGAATAGCGGAATGTTTTGTTTTAAAGCTGGTGTTTTTCTTTCTGAGCTGGAAAAATATGAACCCAAAGTCTTTGAAGCCTCAAAGGAAGCTTTCCAGAAATCGGAAGAAGGTAGATTAGATGAAGCATTATCTATGGATATTCCTTCCATAAGTGTTGATTATGCCGTAATGGAGCGTAGTGAACTTATTAAAGTTGTAAATGCCGATTTTGAATGGAGTGATATGGGGAGCTTTGAAGCTGTTTACGATTATTTTGTAGAATCAGGATACCCGGTGGATCAGGAAGGGAATATGGTGATAGGATGTGATAAATTTACGGCCTTTGTAGGTTTAAAGAATACTATTTTTGTAAATACCAGTGATGCTATTTTGATTTTATCGAAAGAGGCCTCGCAAGATGTAAAAGGAGTGTATCAGCAATTGGTAGACGAAAACTCTCCTTTAATCCAATAGATTTATTTAATTCTGCTTTTGTGTTTAAGTTGCAAGCTTTTTGAGTAGAATAGTTGATATGAGTAATATTATTCCGCATAAATATGAGATCACAGCCAATAAGAGAGCTTTGCAAAAAAAGCAAAGGCCTCTGGTAGTTTGGTTTAGTGGGCTCTCGGGTTCTGGAAAATCAACCCTGGCAAATCTTTTGGAAAAAGAATTGTTTACCGCGGGGTTTCATACCTATGTATTAGATGGCGATAATATTCGCTTGGGTCTGAATAAGGACTTAGGTTTTGATCAAGCCTCAAGGAATGAAAATATTAGAAGGATAGCAGAGGTTTGCAAATTATTTTTAGATAGCGGGTTGATTGTAATTGCGGCATTCATTACGCCTAAAGAAATAGATCGAAGAATTATTGAGTCTGTTTTAGGGGAGCATTATATAGAGGTTTATGTGGATACTCCTTTAGAACTCTGTGAAAAAAGAGATATTAAAGGATTATATAAAAAGGCAAGAAAAGGCGAAATCGCTAATTTTACCGGGGTAACCTGTGAATTTGAAAAGCCTGCCGATCCAGATTTGCATATAGAAACGCAAAGGGAAGAAATAGAAGAAAGTATTCGAAGAATATTTAAGTATATTCACGACCGAATAAATGAAAATTAAAAAATGAAAAAGTATTATCTGAATTATTTAGATGAACTTGAATCAGAAGCAATATATGTATTGCGTGAAGTTTGGGCACAGTTTGAAAATCCTGTGATCCTTTTTTCCGGAGGGAAAGATTCTATATTAGTCACTCATTTAGCTAAAAAAGCCTTTTATCCCAGTAAAATACCATTTTCTTTGTTGCATGTGGATACGGGGCATAATTTCCCAGAAACGATAGCCTTTAGGGATGATCTGGTAAAAGAGCTTGGGGTTAATCTATTAGTTGGTTCTGTACAGGAATCTATTGATGAAGGACGTGTACAGGAAGAAAAAGGAAAGAATGCAACAAGAAACGCCCTGCAAATTACGACGCTTTTAGATGCTATTGAAACGAATAAAATTGATTGCGCGATTGGAGGTGGTCGAAGGGATGAAGAAAAGGCACGTGCTAAAGAGCGTTTTTTCTCGCATCGGGATGATTTTGGACAATGGGATCCAAAAAATCAGCGTCCGGAATTATGGAACCTCTTAAATGGTAAATATTTCGAAGGCGAACATTTTAGAGCTTTTCCTATAAGTAACTGGACAGAAATGGACGTTTGGAATTATATTAAGCGGGAAAATATTCAGATTCCATCTTTATATTTTGCACATCAAAGAGAGGTGGTTTGGAGAAATAATTCATGGATTCCTGTTTCAGATTTTCTAAAATTAGAAGAAAGCGAGGAGGTTGTTACAAAGAAAATTAGGTTTAGAACACTGGGGGATATTACGATTACCGGAGGAATCGAATCTGAAGCAGATACGTTAGAAAAGATTGCCGAAGAGGTGTCTACCATGCGTAAAACCGAACGGGGAGATCGTTCAGACGATAAACGATCTGAAACAGCCATGGAAGATAGAAAAAAACAAGGTTATTTTTAAGTAAACAGGTCCTTGACCTTAAGATATAAATTACAATGGAAATTAGTAATAATCAGTTATTACGATTTACAACAGCAGGAAGTGTAGACGACGGTAAGAGTACCCTGATAGGTAGACTTTTATACGATTCTAAATCTATATTTGAAGATCAATTAGCATCGGTTACCGCTACGAGTTCAAAAAAGGGGCATGAAGGGGTAGATTTAGCCTTGTTTACCGATGGGTTGAAAGATGAAAGAGAACAGGGGATTACCATAGATGTCGCTTACCGCTATTTCACGACTCCTAAACGAAAATTTATCATTGCCGATACTCCTGGTCATATTCAGTATACCAGGAATATGGTTACCGGAGCTTCCACGGCTAATGCGGCAGTGATTCTTATTGATGCCAGAAATGGGGTGATCGAACAGACTAAAAGGCATTCTTTTATCGCATCGCTATTGAATATTCCCCATTTAGTAGTCTGCGTAAATAAAATGGATTTGGTAGATTATTCTGAAGAAGTTTTTAATAAGATTACCGCGCAGTTTGAAGAATTCAGCAGTAAATTATTGATGAAGGATGTACGGTTTATTCCAATTAGTGCTTTAGAAGGGGACAATGTGGTGAATAAATCAGAGAACATGGACTGGTATGTAGGTGGTACACTGCTTAATGTTTTGGAGACACTTCATATTAGTAGTGATATCAATAAGATTGATGCCAGATTCCCGGTGCAAACGGTGCTACGACCTCAATCTGAAGAATTCAGGGATTATAGAGGTTATGCAGGAAGGATCGCCAGCGGAATTTATAGAAAAGGAGATGAGGTTGCTGTATTACCTTCCGGCTTTACTTCAAAAATTAAATCTATAAATACCGGAGAAGATGAAATTGAGGAAGCATTCGCTCCAATGTCGGTCGCAATTACTTTAGAAGACGATATTGATATTAGTAGAGGGGATATGATTGTAAAGAAAAACAATCAGCCGGAACCTTCTCAGGAATTTGATGTGATGCTTTGCTGGTTAAATAATGATGCAGCAAAACCAAGAGCTAAGTATGTAATTCAGCATACCTCAAATGAAGAAAGAGCCATGATTAAGTCGGTTGTTTATAAGGTAGATATCAATTCTTACGAACGGCAAGAAGATGACGATAGTTTGCAGATGAATGATATTGCACGAGTAAAAATTCGTACGACAAGAAGGTTAATGATTGATTCTTATCGCGATAATAGAAATACCGGGAGTATTATTTTAATTGATGCCGGCACAAACGAAACTGTAGCAGCAGGAATGATTGTTTAAGTTGGAAGATCAGTATTTAGAGATAGCGATTAAGGCAAGTTTTAAGGCAGCCAAAGAGGTAATGTCGATTTATGAAGCCGGAGACTTTGATGTTGAAATGAAATCAGATCATTCACCATTGACCATAGCTGATAAAACTGCGCACACAATTATTAAAAAAGAGCTGGAAAAAACAGGAATTCCAATCCTTTCTGAAGAAGGAAAACATTTGTCCTATGAAGAAAGAAAGCATTGGGATAAACTATGGATTGTAGATCCTATAGATGGCACCAAAGAATTTATAAAAAAAAGCGGTGAGTTTACTATAAATATCGCTTTGATCGAACAGCAAAAACCGGTATTAGGAGTAGTGTATGCTCCTGCTTTAGAATTTTTATATTGGGGAGGGCAGTCAGGATCATATAAATTAACAGGAGTAAGAAATTTTAAGGAGTTTGAATTTAAACTGGATTCTAGAAAAAAGTTGCCTTTAACGCACAAAAATAAAGCTTTTGTAATTGCGGCCAGTAAATCGCATTTAACGAACACCACCAAAGATTTTATAAATCAAAAAAGAGCTTCATATGCTGATGTTGAAATTATTTCAAAAGGAAGTTCGTTAAAAATTTGCATGGTGGCAGAAGGTATTGTGGATTGCTATCCAAGATTCGGTACTACCATGGAATGGGACACCGCTGCCGGGCACGCTGTATGTGCTAATGCCCAGGCTGAGATAGAGGATTTAAATCAAGTCCCTTTATTATATAATAAAAAAGACTTAAGGAACGCTGATTTCCTTTGTAACAGTAAAAATAATTTTAAAGTAACTAACTAAAAATTTTAGAAATGAAAATTAAGAATATCTGCTGTATAGGGGCCGGTTATGTTGGAGGACCAACAATGTCGGTGATCGCTCAGAAATGCCCGGAAATAAATGTAACTGTGGTAGATCTTAATGAAAAAAGAATTGCAGCCTGGAATGATGAAGATGTTGAGAATATTCCAATTTACGAACCGGGATTGTCTGGTGTAGTGGCTGAAGCTAGAGGAAGAAATTTATTCTTTTCTACAGATGTTGATGAAGCCATCGATAAAGCAGATATGATCTTTATTTCGGTAAATACACCTACCAAAACCTATGGAATAGGTAAGGGCATGGCGGCTGATTTAAAATGGATTGAATTATGCGCAAGACAGATAGCCAGAGTGGCTACTTCAGATAAAATAGTGGTAGAGAAATCTACATTGCCCGTAAGAACGGCAGCAGCCTTGTCTGATATTCTACATAATACCGGGAATGGGGTGAAATACCATATTTTATCGAATCCTGAGTTTTTAGCGGAAGGTACTGCAGTGGAAGATCTTCATGCCCCAGATAGAGTTTTGATTGGGGGGGATTATACTACGGAAGAGGGAAGCAAAGCTTTGCAGGCTTTAGTAGATGTCTACGCCCACTGGGTACCCAAAGAAAATATTTTAACGACTAATGTATGGTCTTCAGAACTATCGAAATTAACTGCAAATGCATTTTTAGCACAAAGAGTTTCCAGTATCAATTCGTTATCTGAACTTTGTGAAGCCAGTGGTGCTGATGTAGCAGAAGTCGCTAGAGCCATTGGAAAAGATAGTAGAATAGGTCCTAAGTTTTTACAATCTTCCGTTGGTTTTGGAGGTTCCTGTTTTCAAAAAGACATTTTAAATCTGGTTTATATTGCTAAAAGCTTTGGTTTGAATGAGGTAGCTGATTACTGGGAGCAGGTAATTATAATGAATGATCACCAAAAGAGAAGGTTTGCAGCAAATATCGTAAAAACACTATATAATACAGTTTCTGGAAAGAAAATTGCGATGCTGGGTTGGGCCTTTAAGAAGGACACGAACGATACCAGAGAATCTGCAGCAATCTACGTAGCTGATTATTTATTAAACGAAAGAGCAGAAGTTGTGGTGTACGATCCAAAAGTTACTTCAGCACAAATTTATGCAGATCTAGATTATCTAGGTTCTCGATCTGAAGAAGAGAATAGAAATCTGGTTACTGTCGTGAATAGCCCTTATGAGGCTATTGAGGACGCTCATGCTACGGCAATCTTGACGGAGTGGGATGAGTTTAAAAAGTTGGATTGGGATAAAGTTTTTGAAAGTATGCTTAAACCGGCCTTTCTTTTTGATGGTAGAAGGTTATTAGAGCGAAACGAAATGGAAGAAAAAGGATTTAAGTTTTATTCTATCGGAAACTAAACCCATAGAATTTGAAATTATTAGTAGAGGGATTATTGCAATTGCTTATTTGTAAATAGAAATGGAAAAAGATTCTAAAATATATCTTGCTGGTCATCGAGGAATGGTTGGTGCTGCGATCTGGAGAGTGTTAAAAAAGAAAGGATACTCAAATCTAATTGGGAGAACGAGTAAAGAATTAGATCTTAGAAATCAAAAAGCTGTTTTTGATTTTATCAAAAGCGAAAAACCAGATGTGGTTATTGATGCTGCCGCACGTGTAGGAGGTATTTTGGCTAATAATAATTATCCATTTCAGTTTTTGATGGAGAATATGCAAATTCAAAATAATTTAATTGATGCTGCACATAAATTGGATGTAAAGAAATTTATATTTCTCGGAAGTTCCTGTATTTATCCTAAATTGGCACCACAACCTTTAAAGGAAGAGTATTTGTTGACTGATTCTTTAGAGCCGACTAATGAATGGTATGCCATTGCAAAAATCACCGGAGTAAAAGCCTGTCAGGCCATAAGAAAGCAATTCGGAAAAGATTTTGTGAGTTTGATGCCTACCAACTTGTATGGGACGCATGATAATTTTGATTTGGAAACTTCACATGTGTTACCGGCCATGATACGTAAATTTCATGAGGCCAAAGAAAATAATAACTCAGCCGTAACCTTATGGGGAAGTGGTACACCGATGCGAGAATTTCTTTTTGTGGATGATATGGCTGCTAGTGTGGTATTTGCGTTAGAAAATGAATTGCCGGAATATCTTTACAATGTGGGTACCGGTATTGATATCACAATTAAAGAATTGGCTGAAACAATTCAAAAGAAAGTTGGGCATACAGGTGAGATTGTTTGGGATAGTTCGAAACCTGATGGTACGCCTCGTAAGTTAATGGATATTACTAAAATGCATGACTTAGGATGGAAACATCAGGTGGAATTGGAGGAAGGAATTGAAAAAACTTACCAATGGTTCTTAACTAATAATGATAGCTTTAAGCAGGTAAAGATGTAACAGATGTTTCGTCTTTTCCCTATTTATAAAGATTATTTTTTACTATTAAATAAAATAAAAATAGGGTTTGGAAATTGGGTAATTATTATTGTGACTAAATTACTACTCACAATTCACTACTGAACTAAAATAAAAAAATATGAAAGTCGCACTAATCACGGGAATTACAGGACAAGATGGTTCCTATTTAGCGGAATTATTATTGGAAAAGGGATATATGGTACATGGTATCAAAAGGCGTGCTTCCCTTTTTAATACAGATCGTATAGATCATTTATATCAGGATCCACATGATCCAAATCAACGCCTAAAATTACATTATGGAGATTTAACTGACTCCATGAATTTAACTCGAATCATACAGGAAACCCAGCCCGATGAGATCTATAATTTGGGTGCGATGTCCCATGTAAAGGTTTCCTTTGATTCCCCTGAATATGTGGGTAATGTAGATGGATTAGGAACCCTACGTATTTTGGAAGCGGTACGTTTATTAGGTTTAGAGAAAAAAACCAGGATTTACCAGGCTTCTACTTCCGAACTATACGGAGGTTTACCGGAAAATAAAAATGCAAATGGTTTCTATGACGAAACCTGTCCTTTTTATCCCAGATCTCCTTATGGGGTGGCTAAAATCTATGGTTTCTGGATTACTAAGAATTATCGTGAAGCTTATAATATGTATGCCTGTAACGGAATCCTGTTTAATCATGAATCTCCAAGAAGAGGGGAAACTTTTGTAACCCGAAAAATTACCCGAGCCGTAGCAAAAATAGCACTAGGTTTACAGGATAAAATATATTTAGGAAATTTAGATGCGCAACGAGACTGGGGGCACGCCAAAGATTATGTGCGTATGATGTGGATGATCTTACAGGCAGATAAACCTGAAGATTGGGTGATTGCCACTGGGGTAACTACAACGGTTCGAGATTTTGTACGTATGGCTTTTGAGGAAGTAGGAATTGAGTTAGAATTTAAAGGCGTAGGAGTAGATGAGAAGGCTTTTGTGGTAGCTTGTAATGGAGATTATAAGGTTGAGATCGGTAAAGAAGTACTTTCTGTAGATCCTTCTTATTTCCGTCCGACAGAGGTTGATTTGTTATTAGGAGATCCTTCTAAAGCCAAAGAAAAGCTGGGTTGGGTTCCCGAGTATGATTTAAAGGCGTTGGTAAAAGATATGATGAAAGGCGATGTTAAATTGATGAAAAGAGATGTAGATCTTTTAAAAGCGGGGCATAAAATTTTAAAGCAAGTGGAGTAATTCCTTGAGTAGCTACAAAGGGAGTTACTTTATAAAGTAAGGAATTATAAAGAAGGTAAATATTATCGAATAACTATTATTAGTAGGAACGAAATGTTCTTATAACCTTGCAATGGCGATAATTAGGATATGTCAAAATGAATAAATTAACTTCGGGTACTTCAAAGGCTACTGTTTTGCAGTGGGGAAAATTACTAACGATTACTGGAGGAGCTCAAGCTTTAGTGCAAGGGTTAGGTTTGCTGGTAGGAGTATTGATTATACGATTATTGCCCAAAGAAGAATATGCCTTTTATACCATTGCCAATACCATGTTGGGTACCATGACGGTACTAGCTGACGGAGGAATCAACAATGGAGCTATGGCAGCTGGAGGAGAAGTATGGCAAGATCGGTATGGATTAGGAAAAGTATTGCGGACTAGTATACACATGCGAAAAAAGTTTGCCGTCTATAGTTTGATAGTGACCATTCCGATACTGATCTATTTATTGAACAAGCAAGATGCTCCTTGGACTTCAATTTTACTGATTACCTTAGCGCTGATTCCTTCTTTTTGGGCGGCCTTATCTGATTCCCTGTTACAAACGGTACCGAAATTGCATCAGGCGATTCCACCTTTGCAAAAGAATCAATTATTGGTGTCATTAATGCGCCTTTTTTTTAGCGGTGTGTTTGTCTTTTTATTTCCATTTACTTTTATAGCTGTTTTGGGTAATGGAATTCCCCGTTTGATCGGTAATTTTCGTTTGCACAAAATAGCAGCACCGTTTATAGATGAAGCAGCACCGGTAGATAAGAAAATCGAAGCACGTATTATGCGTATTGTAAGACGTACATTACCAGGTTCTATCTATTATTGTATTTCTGGACAGATTACCGTTTGGATTCTTTCATTCTTTGGAAATACCGGTTCTATTGCAAGTGTTGGGGCTTTGTCGCGCTTAGCCATGGTATTAACGTTGATTAGTACAGTGGTAAGTACTTTGGTAATACCTCGGTTTTCACGATTAAAACCTGTACGGTCCAATTTGTTAAAAAAATATATATTGATCTTTCTAGGGCTTTCGGTTGTACTGCTGATCTTTATTGCGGTAACGTATGGCTGTTCAGATTGGATTCTTTTGATTTTAGGAGATAAATACAAAGGATTGAACTTTGAATTGGTGTTAACGATTATCGGAAGCGCTTTTTCACTTCTGTCGGGTGTAGCTTTTGGTTTGTACAGTAATCGTGGATGGGTGATTCATCCAGTTGTAATGATAATGGTGAATTTGATCAGTATTATTCTATTTGTCAATGTAATGGATGTAACA from Zunongwangia profunda SM-A87 harbors:
- a CDS encoding YceI family protein, which produces MKTKSLNYYAVFALLAFLFVGASVNSQNLKPIKTEILVEGTSNIHDWEMTSEKAVGTVQSSNGTISEISIEIPVKSLESGKGGMDKNAYKALNEDDYPTIKFSSTEVSSSKIKGHLIINGKSKTVSIPVSTKKSGESIEISGKYKINMTHYGVEPPTALMGTIKTGEEVTINFNFQVNQ
- a CDS encoding UpxY family transcription antiterminator, with product MPWYVIYTKPKSEIKTAQRLEKIGVEVFCPVKNEIRQWSDRKKKFTVPLFTSYLFVRLEEKDRAIVFEVPGVNNYLFWLGQPAIVRDNEIDIIKKWVNDDAVEDIQLMHLKAGDRLIIKKGAFKDREAVVQKIGKRRCKLVLPTMGILLEAKLNEVCASENYRL
- a CDS encoding mannose-1-phosphate guanylyltransferase; translated protein: MSATYHVILTGGVGSRLWPLSRKSQPKQYLEIFKNDSLFELAIKRNQKFSDGLIVVGNKDNRSLSISSLKKLGVNNYHEIVEATPRNTAPAIAFAAFQVKPDDILVVTPADHIIKADENYDHAVSKAIKLAEEGNIVTFGVKPTRPETGYGYIESDGQNVVSFREKPNLETAKDFLHRGNFLWNSGMFCFKAGVFLSELEKYEPKVFEASKEAFQKSEEGRLDEALSMDIPSISVDYAVMERSELIKVVNADFEWSDMGSFEAVYDYFVESGYPVDQEGNMVIGCDKFTAFVGLKNTIFVNTSDAILILSKEASQDVKGVYQQLVDENSPLIQ
- the cysC gene encoding adenylyl-sulfate kinase, with translation MSRIVDMSNIIPHKYEITANKRALQKKQRPLVVWFSGLSGSGKSTLANLLEKELFTAGFHTYVLDGDNIRLGLNKDLGFDQASRNENIRRIAEVCKLFLDSGLIVIAAFITPKEIDRRIIESVLGEHYIEVYVDTPLELCEKRDIKGLYKKARKGEIANFTGVTCEFEKPADPDLHIETQREEIEESIRRIFKYIHDRINEN
- the cysD gene encoding sulfate adenylyltransferase subunit CysD, which translates into the protein MKKYYLNYLDELESEAIYVLREVWAQFENPVILFSGGKDSILVTHLAKKAFYPSKIPFSLLHVDTGHNFPETIAFRDDLVKELGVNLLVGSVQESIDEGRVQEEKGKNATRNALQITTLLDAIETNKIDCAIGGGRRDEEKARAKERFFSHRDDFGQWDPKNQRPELWNLLNGKYFEGEHFRAFPISNWTEMDVWNYIKRENIQIPSLYFAHQREVVWRNNSWIPVSDFLKLEESEEVVTKKIRFRTLGDITITGGIESEADTLEKIAEEVSTMRKTERGDRSDDKRSETAMEDRKKQGYF
- the cysN gene encoding sulfate adenylyltransferase subunit CysN; the protein is MEISNNQLLRFTTAGSVDDGKSTLIGRLLYDSKSIFEDQLASVTATSSKKGHEGVDLALFTDGLKDEREQGITIDVAYRYFTTPKRKFIIADTPGHIQYTRNMVTGASTANAAVILIDARNGVIEQTKRHSFIASLLNIPHLVVCVNKMDLVDYSEEVFNKITAQFEEFSSKLLMKDVRFIPISALEGDNVVNKSENMDWYVGGTLLNVLETLHISSDINKIDARFPVQTVLRPQSEEFRDYRGYAGRIASGIYRKGDEVAVLPSGFTSKIKSINTGEDEIEEAFAPMSVAITLEDDIDISRGDMIVKKNNQPEPSQEFDVMLCWLNNDAAKPRAKYVIQHTSNEERAMIKSVVYKVDINSYERQEDDDSLQMNDIARVKIRTTRRLMIDSYRDNRNTGSIILIDAGTNETVAAGMIV
- the cysQ gene encoding 3'(2'),5'-bisphosphate nucleotidase CysQ, translating into MEDQYLEIAIKASFKAAKEVMSIYEAGDFDVEMKSDHSPLTIADKTAHTIIKKELEKTGIPILSEEGKHLSYEERKHWDKLWIVDPIDGTKEFIKKSGEFTINIALIEQQKPVLGVVYAPALEFLYWGGQSGSYKLTGVRNFKEFEFKLDSRKKLPLTHKNKAFVIAASKSHLTNTTKDFINQKRASYADVEIISKGSSLKICMVAEGIVDCYPRFGTTMEWDTAAGHAVCANAQAEIEDLNQVPLLYNKKDLRNADFLCNSKNNFKVTN
- a CDS encoding nucleotide sugar dehydrogenase encodes the protein MKIKNICCIGAGYVGGPTMSVIAQKCPEINVTVVDLNEKRIAAWNDEDVENIPIYEPGLSGVVAEARGRNLFFSTDVDEAIDKADMIFISVNTPTKTYGIGKGMAADLKWIELCARQIARVATSDKIVVEKSTLPVRTAAALSDILHNTGNGVKYHILSNPEFLAEGTAVEDLHAPDRVLIGGDYTTEEGSKALQALVDVYAHWVPKENILTTNVWSSELSKLTANAFLAQRVSSINSLSELCEASGADVAEVARAIGKDSRIGPKFLQSSVGFGGSCFQKDILNLVYIAKSFGLNEVADYWEQVIIMNDHQKRRFAANIVKTLYNTVSGKKIAMLGWAFKKDTNDTRESAAIYVADYLLNERAEVVVYDPKVTSAQIYADLDYLGSRSEEENRNLVTVVNSPYEAIEDAHATAILTEWDEFKKLDWDKVFESMLKPAFLFDGRRLLERNEMEEKGFKFYSIGN
- a CDS encoding GDP-L-fucose synthase family protein, with protein sequence MEKDSKIYLAGHRGMVGAAIWRVLKKKGYSNLIGRTSKELDLRNQKAVFDFIKSEKPDVVIDAAARVGGILANNNYPFQFLMENMQIQNNLIDAAHKLDVKKFIFLGSSCIYPKLAPQPLKEEYLLTDSLEPTNEWYAIAKITGVKACQAIRKQFGKDFVSLMPTNLYGTHDNFDLETSHVLPAMIRKFHEAKENNNSAVTLWGSGTPMREFLFVDDMAASVVFALENELPEYLYNVGTGIDITIKELAETIQKKVGHTGEIVWDSSKPDGTPRKLMDITKMHDLGWKHQVELEEGIEKTYQWFLTNNDSFKQVKM
- the gmd gene encoding GDP-mannose 4,6-dehydratase, with product MKVALITGITGQDGSYLAELLLEKGYMVHGIKRRASLFNTDRIDHLYQDPHDPNQRLKLHYGDLTDSMNLTRIIQETQPDEIYNLGAMSHVKVSFDSPEYVGNVDGLGTLRILEAVRLLGLEKKTRIYQASTSELYGGLPENKNANGFYDETCPFYPRSPYGVAKIYGFWITKNYREAYNMYACNGILFNHESPRRGETFVTRKITRAVAKIALGLQDKIYLGNLDAQRDWGHAKDYVRMMWMILQADKPEDWVIATGVTTTVRDFVRMAFEEVGIELEFKGVGVDEKAFVVACNGDYKVEIGKEVLSVDPSYFRPTEVDLLLGDPSKAKEKLGWVPEYDLKALVKDMMKGDVKLMKRDVDLLKAGHKILKQVE
- a CDS encoding MATE family efflux transporter; this translates as MNKLTSGTSKATVLQWGKLLTITGGAQALVQGLGLLVGVLIIRLLPKEEYAFYTIANTMLGTMTVLADGGINNGAMAAGGEVWQDRYGLGKVLRTSIHMRKKFAVYSLIVTIPILIYLLNKQDAPWTSILLITLALIPSFWAALSDSLLQTVPKLHQAIPPLQKNQLLVSLMRLFFSGVFVFLFPFTFIAVLGNGIPRLIGNFRLHKIAAPFIDEAAPVDKKIEARIMRIVRRTLPGSIYYCISGQITVWILSFFGNTGSIASVGALSRLAMVLTLISTVVSTLVIPRFSRLKPVRSNLLKKYILIFLGLSVVLLIFIAVTYGCSDWILLILGDKYKGLNFELVLTIIGSAFSLLSGVAFGLYSNRGWVIHPVVMIMVNLISIILFVNVMDVTSLVGVLQFNIAINMISFLMNFIFGFFKILKLRDI